TACCGAGATGAGCAACATCTTCGACGCCGCCCAGACCGTGATGATGCCCTACAACTCGGTCGCCCCGGCGATGTCGGTGCATCACATCGTCATCGACTCGGCCGGCGTCGCCAAGGTCTGCTGGAGCGAGCAGCGCAATTCGACGAAGCTCGCGCGCGGCGCGACCGTCGCCATTCCTGCGGATCTGCGCCTGCCGAACACCTCCATCATGATGGCGGAGGCGACCTACGAGTTCACGCCGGTCGTCGGCTGGATCATCAAGGGTGGGCCGCTCAAGATCGGCGGCGATCCGATCTATATGCGTCCGCGCCTCGGCAAGTCCGGCGGCACCGCGAACATCGAGCAGATCGAGCGCGTCGGCGTGGCGATGTGCCCGGGCTTCAGCTGAGACAGCGTGAGACAGCGCCTCTCGCATCGCGCGGCCGCCTGAGATTTCCTGACAGATCAGACCGGTCCGCGAAATGGCCTGCGCCGCTCAGCCGCGCAGGATCATGCGGCCGGTCTGGACCTCGTAGCCCCTGAGCTTGGCGAGGAAGGACGTTCCGAGCAGGCTCATCGCCAGCGCCCCTTCGGGCAGCACCACGGCCTCGACATTGCGCACTAGGATGGAGCCCAGACGGACCTCGCGCAGATTGACGCGGGCGCCCTTCACGGTGCCGTTAGCGGTGCTCAGCGTCATCTTGTAATCGGCGCTGGAGGGGCGGATGCCGAGCGCGCTGGCATCCTTCGCGGTCAGCGCGACAACGCTGGCCCCCGTATCGACGAGCATTTGCACGCGGTAATTGTCGATCGACGGGTGCACGACGAAGTGCCCGCGATAATCGGCCGCCACCGTCAATGTCGGCGGTTCGGATGGGCGGGACGGCGCAGCGGCGGGCTCCGGCAGGCGCGCCTGCGTCGATGCCGGCGCGGCCGTCACGGAGGCGGCGCTCGGCGCATCGTCGCGGCCGACCCAGCGGGCGAGCTTGCTGCCATAGCTGACCGCGACCAGCGAGACGACTGCCGCGGTCCCCAGCGCCCAGATGATCGGCTTCTGCGTCATGGCGGCTGCCTCCCCTGTCGAGGTGGGCAGCATGGGAGCCAGTTCCTGCCGAAGGGTGAAGACGGGCCCGCGGATCGCGTCTCGTCGGCGGCCCGCCGCATGCTGCGCGGGATCAGCCTTAACGCCGGCTTGCCGACATTCGCGAAAGCGGCGGCGGCACCCCGGTCAGAGGAAGGACTGCCCGACGAGGGCCTCGATGGCGTCTTTGTGCGGGATGCTCGGCTGGGCCCCGGCCGCCGTGCAGGCGAGCGAACCGGCCGCGAGCCCGCGCTGCAGGGCGCCCGAGAAGCCGTAGCCTGCGGACAGTGCCGCCGCGAAGGCACCGGTGAAGCTGTCTCCCGCCGCCACCGTATCGACCACGCTGACCGCGGGGGCCGCGAGCCGGCGGCGGACGCCGCCATGCCAACCGACGACGCCCTCGCCGCCGAGCGTGACGATGCAGACGATGCCGAGCTCGCCATCGCAGCGGCGGGCGATGTCGTCGGGCTCCCGCTCGGCCCAGCCCAGCGACTGCGCCAGCACCAGCGCCTCGTGCTCGTTGGCGACGAGCATATCGAGGCCGGCGAGCAGCGCGTGATCCGGCGGCCCGGCGGGCGCGAGATTGAGGATGACGCGGCCGCCGGACTGCTTCATGTGCCGCGCCGCCGCTAGGCACTCCGCTTCGGGCACCTCGCGCTGGAGCAGCAGGATGTCGCCCTCGCCGAGCGGCACCGACGCCATCGCCGCCGCGCTCGCCTGCGCATTGGCACCGGCGGCAACGACGATCTGGTTGGCGCCGTCGGCATCGACGGCGATGAAGGCGGCGCCGGTCGGCGCCGCGACGCGCGCGACATCGGCGAGGTCGACGCCATCGGCTGCCAGCAGCGAGAGCGCGATGTCGGCGAAGGCATCGGTCCCGACCGCGCCGACGAGACGCACCGGCGCTCCCGCGCGGCGGGCCGCCAGCGCCTGGTTGGCGCCCTTGCCGCCGGGATGGAGCGCGTAGGAGGGGCCGATGACGGTCTCGCCGGCGCCGGGCAGGCGCTCGACCGGGGTGACCAGATCGACATTGAGCGATCCGAAGACGACGATCATGCCGCGATGGCTCCGGCGAGGCGGCGGATGCCGGCGACGAAGGCGGCTTCCGGCGTGGTCACAATGGTCTTCAGCCCCGCTGCGGCCAGGCCTGCGCCGTAGCTCTCCGCCATGGCGCCGTCGGCGACGAGATGGACGGTGTCATGCCGCCCGAACATCGCGAGCGCGCCGGCGATCTCGTGGCCGACCAGCAGGGCCGAGAGATAGGGGCCGACGGCCGAACCAGGCAGCCGCCCGGCCAGCACCTCGGAGCGGGCCGCGAAGGCCGTGTTGAGCAGGCCGCCGGGGCGGGGCGAGGCGGCAAAGCCCGCCGCAAGGCCGAGCCGTGCGCCCTCCTCGCTAGGCTCCTCGGCGAGCCGGGAAAGAATCGAGTTCTGCCGCAGCAGGCCCCAGATCTCGCCGGTCATGAAGCTGGCGAAGCGGGTGATCCGTCCGCCCTCGACGAGCGCCCATTTCGAATGCGTGCCGGGCAGGCAGGCGATACCGTCCTCCAACCCGAGCCCGACGATCAGCGTCTCCTCGCCGCGCATGACGTCGAAGGCGCCTTCGTCACAGGAGAGGCCGGGCAGGATCAGCGCAGGCGTGCCGTCGGCCAGCGCGACCTTCAGGCCGGCTGCGGCGATGGCATCCGGCGCGGCGGGGCATGGCACATAAGCCGCCTCGACCCAGCCATTGCGGCTGCCGACCATCCCGGCCAGCACGATTTGCGCCTCGGGCGCCATCCGGCGCAGGTCGCCGGCGATGGCCTCGAAGGCGGCCGGGAAGGCTCCTACAGGTACGGACTGGATGCCCTGTTCGGCGCTGCGGCGCTCCAGAACCTCGCCCGCTGCCGAGATAAGGAAGGCGCGGGCGCGGGTCGTGCCCCAGTCGAGCGCGATCAGGGGTCTGGGCATGGGGAAGGCTCCGGCTGATTGCTGACGCTCCCGTCATTCTCGGGCGAAGCGTAGCGCAGAGCCTGAGAATCCCCTGCGAGAGATGCCCGGGTCAAGCCCGGGCATGACGTCAGGTGTTCACGCCGCGAAGAAGACCGTCTCGTTTTCGCCCTGCAGATGGATATCGAAGCGGAAGTTGCCGTCGGGCTGGCGCGTCGCGATCAGCGTCTGGCGCCGCTCGGCCGGCACCAGCGCCAGCACGGGATCGGCCGCATTGGCCGCTTCACCTTCGAAATAGATCCGCGTCGTCAGCCGGGTGAGGATGCCGCGGGCGAAGACGGAGAGCGAGAGATGCGGCGCCTGTATCGTTCCGTCGGGGGCGGCGACAGGACCTGGGCGAATCGTCTCGATGTGGAAGGCGCCCTCGGCCGTCGTCTCCACGCGGCCGAAACCGGTGAAGCCGGCATTGCCGGCGGCGTTGTAGCGACCCTGCGCGTCGGCCTGCCAGGTTTCGAGCATGGCGTCGCCCACCGGGGCCCCGTCGCCGTCATAGACCGTGCCGGCAATGCGGATGTGCTCGCCGGCGACGCCCTCGGCCGCGACGGTCCCGGTCGCGAGCTCGCTGCCGCCATAGGCGCGCGGCGTCAGCGCATAGGCGAAGAAGGGGCCGATGGTCTGCGACGGCGTGATGCCGAGGGGGGCCTCGGCCGTTTGCGGATCAGTGCTCATGCGGCTCCTCCACCGGCGTCGCGTTGCGGCCGCGCAGGACGATGTCGAACTGGTAGCCGAGCGCCCATTCCGGCTCGGTCGTGGCCAGGTCGAAGCGCGAGACGAGGCGATCGCGCACCTGCGCGTCGGTGATCGACTGGAAGATCGGGTCGTATTTGAACAGCGGGTCGCCCGGGAAATACATCTGGGTGATGACGCGTGACAGAAAGCTCGGCCCGAAGAGCGAGAAATGGATATGGGCCGGGCGCCAGGCATTGTGGTGGTTGCGCCAGGGATAGGCGCCGGGCTTCACGGTGACGAAGCGATAGCGGCCTTCCGCATCCGTCAGCGCGCGCCCTGCCCCGGTAAAATTGGGGTCGAGCGGGGCCGGATGCTGATCGCGGACATGGACGTAGCGCCCGCCGGCATTGGCCTGCCAGATCTCGATCAGCGTGTGCGGCACCGGCCGGCCGTCCTCGTCGAGAACGCGGCCCGAGACGATGATGCGTTCGCCCAGCGGTTCGCCGACATGCTGGCGTGTCAGGTCAGCATCGCCCGCCGCGACGGCCGTATGGCCGAAGACCGGGCCGGTCGTCTCCGAGAGCGTGTGCGGCAGCAGGATTAGGGGCTTCGACGGGGCGCGCTTCACCGTCGAGCCGTAGGCGGGCGAGGTATTTGCCGGATGCGCGGCCAGGCTCTCGCGCGGATAGATCAGGCTCATGCCGCCACCCCATGGGCTTGCTTGGTGCGGGCGTGGAGATCGCGCAGCACCGACAATTCCTGCTCCGTCGCAGCCGGCGTTTCCGCGACGTCGGCCGCGAAGCGCAGCGGCCAGCCGCAACCGGCCTGGACCTGCTCGCGCGTCACGCCCGGATGCAGCGAAACGACGGTGAGTTCCGCCGTTGCCGGATCGGGCTCCAGCACGCAGAGATCGGTCATCACCTTGGTCGGACCCTTCGTCTTCAGGCCGATCGCTTCGCGGTCTCCCTTGCCCTTGCCGTGACCGAAGGAGGTGATGAAGGGCAGCCTGTCGACGAAGGCGCGGGTGCCCATCGCCATGGTGATGAAGATCTGGCCGCAATTGCTGGCGATCTCGGGCGCGCCGCCGCCGCCGGGCAGACGCACCTTGGGAGCGTCATAGGGGCCGACGACCGTGGTGTTGAGATTGGCGAAGCGGTCGATCTGCGCGCCGCCGAGGAAGCCGATGGTGATGCGCCCGCCCTGGAGCCAGTAGCGGAACATCTCGGGCACCGCGACGGTGGTCAGCGCGGTGTCGCAGAGCTCGCCGTCGCCGATCGACAGCGGCAGCACGCTGGGCCGCGTCGAGAGCGTGCCGGATTCGTAGATCAGCGTGATCTTGGGCGCATGGGTGAGGCGGGCGAGGTTGCAAGCGGCCGAGGGCGCGCCGATGCCGACGAAGCAGACATCCTGGTTCGTCAGCAGGCGCGCGGCCGCGATCGTCATCATCTCGGTGGGGGTCGCGTTCATCAGGCTGCCTCCTTCCGGGCCTGCGCATGGCGGGCGAAGGCATCAGGCCCCTTTTCCAGCACGTTTTCCTTGATCCAGGCCAAGAAGGTCTCGCGCTCCCGGGCGATCTTGTCCCAGGCGATGTAGAAATCGTTGGCGCGCTTGTAATAGCCATGGGCGTAGGACGGGTAGGCACCGCCCGGCACATGGGCGATCGCGGTGACGGCCCAGGACGGCAGGATCACCGCATTGGCGTTGCGCGGGCCGAAATCGTCGACGATCTCCTCAACCGTGACGAGCGAGCGCTTCGCCGCGAGAACCGCCTCCTTCTGCACGCCGACAATGCCCTCGAGCAGGACATTGCCCTCGCGATCGGCCTTCAGCGCATGGATGATCGCCGCATCGGGGCGGATCGCCGGCACCGTCGCCAGCACCTCGCCGGTATAGGGGCAGGTGACGGAGCGGATCTGCGGATTGACGGAGGGCAGATCGACGCCCTTGTAGCCACGGAACACGGCGAAGGGCAGGTTCGCGGCGCCCGCCTCATAGGCGTTGGCCATGGCGGCGTGGCTGTGCTCCTCGATCTCGAGCCGGTGCGGCCAGCCATTCTCGACCGCGTCGCGGAAGCGGTGCAGCGAGCCGACGCCGGGATTGCCGCCCCAGGAGAAGATCAGCTTCTCCGCGCAGCCGGTGCCGATCAGCTGGTCGTAGATCAGGTCCGGCGTCATCCGGATTAGCGTCAGGCGACGCTTGCCCTGACGGATCGTCTCATGACCCGCGGCATGGGGGATGAGATGGGTAAAGCCCTCCATCGCGACGGAACAGCCATCGCTGAGGACCGCCTCGATTCCCTGCGAGAGGGAGACGAATTCCGCCACCTTGACATCTCCTCATTCTGTGCGTTTATCGCACACTGTGTTGATAATCGAACGTTAGGCCGACGGGGGCAGGCGGTCAAGAATGGCTGGAGAGGCGCCCGACCGCGACCATATGGCCGCCCTCGAAAAGGGACTGGCGGTGATCGAGTGCTTCGATGCCGGCCGAGACAGACTGACGATCGCGGATGTCGCGCGGGCGACGGATCTCTCCCGCGCCGCCGCCCGGCGCTGCCTGTTGACGCTGACGCGGATCGGCTATGCCAGCTTCGACGGGAAGTTCTTTACCCTGACGCCGCGCGTGCTGCGGCTTGGCCATGCCTGGCTGGCCTCCAGCGCGCTGCCCCAGCTCGTGCAGCCCTTTCTGGAGCGGCTCTCCGAGGAGACGCACGAGTCATCCTCGGCCTCGCTGCTCGACGGGCACGAGATCGTCTACATCGCGCGCTCGGCGCAAAGGCGGATCATGTCCGTCGGGCTCTCGGTCGGCACGAGGCTACCGGCTTCCTGCACCTCCATGGGCCGGGTGCTGCTGGCGGCTCGCGATCCCGCCGACGCCCGGGCGCGCATTCTGGCGGGGAAGCCCCGCGCCCTAACACCCCACACCGTGACCGATCCGGATCGGCTGACAGAGATCCTGGCCGTCGTGCGGGCGCAGGGCTACTGCATCGTCGATCAGGAGCTGGAACTGGGCCTGATCTCGATCGCCCTGCCGCTCATCAACGCACGGGGCGAGGTGGTCGCCGCCTTCAACCTCTCCGGCCAGGTCCAGCGCAGCTCGGCTGCGGAGATGGCCGAGCGCTTCCTGCCCAGCATGCGCCAGCTCCAGATGCTGCTGCGCCCCATGATCAGTTGAGGACGACACCATGCTGGAGCTGAAGGCGGGGCCGCTGAGCGCCCGCATCCACCCGGAGATCGGCGGCATCATCGCCGCGCTGGAGTGGCGGGGGCCGGACGGGCGCCTGCATCCGCTCCTGCGCGCCCCGCCGGGCCTCGCGCCTTCGACCGCAGCCCCCAACAAGATGGGAAGCTGGGCGATGGTGCCCTTCGCCAACTGCGCCTTCGACCGCATCGTCGATGATGGCGAGCAACGCTTCGCACTACCGGACAACCGGCTGGGCGGCGGGCACTGCATCCATGGCTTCGGCTGGCAGTCCGACTGGGCCCTACTCGGCCATCCCGCCGGCCATACCCTGCTCGAACACCGGCGCGAGGCCGGCCCCGACCCCTATCGCTACCGGGTCACCCAGGAGATCGCGCTCGATGAGGCCGGTCTGACCGTCAAACTCGCGATCACCAACGAGGCAGACCAGGCCCTACCCTATGGTCTGGGCCATCATCCCTGGTTTCCAGCCGCGCCGGATACGCGGCTGCGGATGACGGCGCGCGGGGCTCTCCTCTTCGGCGGCGAAGGCTATCGCGCCACCGGCTCCCGCACACTCGACGGCGGCGGGCCCTATGCGAACGGCGCCGTCTTCGCGACGGGCGGGGAGGTCGCGTGGAGCTTCCTCGGCTGGGACGGGACGGCGCGGATCGAGACGCCCTCGACCGGGCTCGCCATCACCCTGACCGCAAGCGAGAGCCTGCGCTGCCCGGTCGTCTGGGCGCCGCCGGGAGCGGATTTCCTCTGCGTCGAGCCGCAGAGCCATGCGATCGGTTCGCCGAGCGAGAGGGCGGCGCGGGAGGCATCACCGCTTACGCGCCTCGCCCCCGGCGAGACGTTGCAAGGCTGGCTGCGGATCGTGCCCGAGGCGCTGTGAGCCTGGCTCAGCGCCAGCGCGGGCCGGTCTCGTAATAGCGCTGAAGGTTGGTGGGCTGGAAGCCATAGGCGCCGGCCGGAATGGCCGGGCGCAGCAGGATCTGCTCGCGGGCGGCATCCCAGTTCGGCACCTTGCGCTGCTGGGCGACGGCGGCGGGCTTTTTGCTCTTCGCCTTGGCGATCTTGGCCTTGCTACCGCCGGAGGCCTTGGCGAATTGCGAGAGATTGTCGGGCGCCGCGCCGTTCAGCGCGATGCTGGTCTGGCTGGGCCCATGCTTCTTGACCAGCGCAAAGAGCTTGGCGGCATTGGGCCGGGTGCAGGCGGATGCAGCCATGCGAGGCCGGGCGGCCGAGCGCGCCCACCGCCGTCGTGCCATGGATCGCATAGCCGCCGCGGAAGAACACGGCATGGGGCATGGCCCCGCCATATTTGCGCGAATACCAGTTCTTCTCCAGCCGCGTCGGGCGGTAGAGGCCGTTGGGCGTGCGATAGCCCTTGCGGCCCGAGGAAATCGCCCAGTTGTAGCTCTCGCCGTCGGTCGTGGTGACCTGGATGCGCTGGGCGGCGATATCGACGCGGACATCGACGCCGGCCTGCGCCGAGGCGATACCGGCAAGCGAGAGGAAACAGGCGGCCAGCAGGCCGAACAGACGACGCATCACACCACTCCGAAACCACGCAACCGCTGAACGCCTCGGCCTTGTCCTGCATCCGGGATCGAGCCCGGAGCGGCGGCCATTGCCCATCAGCAAACGCCGACGGCCGGCGCTTGTAAAGCGCGCGACAAAATCGTGGTTTCCGGACCGGCGCAGGCTCAGCCCCCTGCGGCTTTGCGGGGAGCGGCGGCGGGTGTAGCAGGGGGCTTCGCTGCCCTCCCGCCCCGCGGTCCTCCATGCTCGACATGCTCCTGCCGGCCGGCGTCGCGCCCGCCATCGCGCTGCTGCTGATCGCCGTCAGCTTCCTGACCTCGGCCTTCACCGCCGCCTTCGGCATCGGCGGCGGGGTGGCGATGCTGGGTGCACTCGCCGGCACGGTGCCGCCCTCCGTGATCATCGCCGTCCACGGGCTGGTTCAGGTCGGCTCCAATGTCGGGCGGACCTATGTGCAGCGGGCGCATGCGCTCTGGCCGCTGGTGGCGCGCTTCACCGCGGGCTCGGTGATCGGGGCCGTGATCGGCGCGCTGCTGGTGGTGGAATTGCCCGAGCGCATCCTGCTCGGCCTGCTCGGTGCCTTCATCCTCGTGATGACCTGGCTGCCGAAGCCGCGCATTCCCGGGCTGGCCTCGAGCGGGCTGGTGATCGGCGGCGGGCTCTCGACCATCGTCACCATGTTCGTGGGCGCGACCGGGCCCTTCGTGCAGGCGCTGCTGCTGCCGCTCAAGCTGGAGAAGCGCCAGCTGATCGCGACCCATGCGGCCTGCACGACGATCCAGCACCTGCTCAAGGTCTTCGCCTTCGGCGCGCTGGGCTTTGCCTTCTCGGACTGGCTGCCGCTGATCGGCGCCATGATCGTCTCGGGCTTCGCCGGGACGATGCTGGGGACGAGGCTGCTGGAACGGCTGCCGGAGCGCTGGTTCGCGGTCGCGATCAAGGCGATCCTGACGGTGGTCGGCCTCGACCTGCTGCGCCGCGCCGCCGGCTTCTGACGCGGCGCGTTACTCGCAAGGCCTCAGATGAGCTTCACCTTGCCCGTGGCGAGGTCGTAGACGCCGCCGGCGACGGTGAGCGTCTTCTGGGCCACCCGCTCGGCGAGGATCGGCGCGGCGCTCTTCAATCGTTCGACATTGAGGCGGACATTGGCCTCGATCGCCGCCTCCAGCAGATCGGGCGCGCCGGCTTTCTGCGCGTCGAGCACGGCCGGCCTGATCGCGTTGATCAGCGAGGGGAGGTGCCCGGGCAACTGCGTCCCGTTCTTCACCACGTCGATCGTGGAGGCGATGGCGCCGCAGCGGCTGTGGCCAAGCACGAGGATTAGGGGCGACTGCAGGACCGCCGCGCCGAATTCCAGGCTCGCCAGCCCATCCTCATTGACGAAATTGCCGGCGACGCGGACGACGAAGAGATCGCCGGCACCCTGGTCGAAGGCCAGTTCGGGCGCGAGGCGCGAATCGGCGCAGCTCACGATCGAGGCGAAGGGGTGCTGCGAGCGGGTCCGCGCCGCGCGGCCGGCCGAGAAATCGCGCTGGTTGGGCTTGTTGGCGGCGTAGCGGGCATTGCCGGCCATCAGCCGGTCGAGCGCCTCCGTTCCACCGATCGGCGTTGGCGCGGTGGCGGCCCCCTGCGCCCAGGCCGGGCCGGCGAGGCCGACTGAGACAGCGAGGCCACCGCCGAGGCGCAGCACGGAGCGGCGAGAGAAGGAGGAAAGAGGAGCATTCGGCGCACAGCGTTCGCACATGGGAGCCATCCTTCAGGCCAGCCGCAGGGTCCGCATCCCTATGGAGCGACAATCCCGGCTTGCCTTGTGAATGTATTGATGCTGCGATAGCTGAACAGTCCAAAGTCTGCACCGATCGATTGCCGACGAGGACTTGCTGAACGATCCCTGAAACAGGTCCTTATCTTCAGTTGAATTACAATACGCGTCAAATTATTCCCTTCTCTGATGCCGCGACCGGGCCTGCGAGCTTCCGCCGCGCGATTCTCCATTGCGCAGACTCCGTGCTGCGGATGCATGTGGCCGAGAAGATCGTCAGCAAGATCTTCGGCCGCAATCTGCAATCGCATGCGGCCGGGCTCGTCGTCGTCATGCATTGCGAGGCCGAGCGCGGCGCCGGTCAGAGGCCGACGCTGGCGCTGGTCCAGCGCGAGATGGGCAGTGCCCGCACGCTCGCCGCCTTCTTCGGGCTGCTCCGGCTCGCCGGCTATGTCACGCGCGAGCCCGTCCCCGGCGATGCCCGGTCGGCCTGGCTTGTGCCGGCGGCACCGCTTTTCGAGGGGCTGCGGCAATGGCTGTCGCATCACGCCCGCTGCGGCGAGATCCTGGGCCTGGCCGAGCCCGGGCTCGCGGAGCGCCTGCGCGCCGACGATGCCTTCCTGCGGCTGTTTCTCGGCCATGCCCGCGATCTCTTCGCGCGGACACGGGAGGCGACGGCGGGGGCCGGCGCCTGGGCCTGGCTCGACCGCTTCGACTGTGGCGACCGGATCGGTCTCATCCTTCTCGGCGCGCATCATCGCGTTGGGGCGGCTGCGGGCAACGACCCGGTCTGGTTCGATCTCCATGCGCGGGAGATCGCCTCACGCCTCGGGCTCTCCCATTCCCATGTCCGCAACATCGTCAACCGGTCCGAGGCCGAGGGCCTGCTGGTCCAGGACCGCCTCAAGGGTCGCGTCGCGCTGACGCCGCGGCTGCTCGCGGAGAGCGAGGCGTGGTTTTGCAGCTTCTGGGACTGGATCGCCGAGACGGCGCGGGCGGCGCAGGCCGCCGAAGCCGCGCCGCGAGGGTGACGCCGGGGCGGAAATCCGGCATAGGCTCGCGCCAGCCCTTCCGGAAGCCGGCTCCGCCATGCTCAAGACCCGCATCATTCCCTGCCTCGACGTCAAGGACGGCCGCGTCGTCAAGGGCGTGAAGTTCCTCGATCTCGTCGATGCGGGCGATCCCGTCGAGGCCGCCAAGGCCTATGACGCGGCCGGCGCCGACGAGCTCTGCTTCCTCGACATCACCGCCAGCCATGAGGACCGCGGCATTCTGTTCGACGTGGTGACGCGGACGGCGGAAGCCTGCTTCATGCCGCTGACCGTCGGAGGCGGGGTGCGCAAGGTCGAGGACATCCGCGGGCTCCTGCTGGCGGGCGCCGACAAGGTCTCGATCAACACGGCTGCCGTGACCAACCGGCAGTTCGTCAAGCAGGCGGCCGAGAAGTTCGGCGACCAGTGCATCGTGGTGGCAATCGACGCCAAGCAGGTCTCGTCGGGCCGCTGGGAGATCTTCACCCACGGCGGGCGCAACCCCACGGGTCTGGAGGCAGTGGCCTTTGCGCGGGAGGTCGTCTCGCTGGGCGCCGGCGAACTGCTGGTGACCTCGATGGACCGCGACGGCACCAAGGTCGGCTACGATCTGGGCCTGACCCGCGCCATCGCGGATGCGGTCAGCGTCCCGGTGATCGCCTCGGGCGGCGTCGGCGACCTCGACGATCTCGTCAACGGCGTGCGCGAGGGCCACGCCTCGGCCGTTCTGGCGGCCTCCATCTTCCATTTCGGGACCTACACGATCGGCCAGGCCAAGGCGCACATGGCGCGGGCCGGGCTGGCGATGCGGCTGGATTGAAGCGATGACCTTCACCCTCTCCGATCTCGAAGCTCGCATCGACGAGCGCGCCGCCGCGTCAGTGGACGAATCCTGGACCGCGAAGCTGCTCGCCGCGGGCCCCGAGCGCTGCGCCAAGAAGTTCGGCGAGGAGGCGGTCGAGGCCGTGATCGCCGCGGTGAAGGGCGACCGGGACGAGCTGATCGCGGAAAGCGCGGACGTACTCTATCATCTCTTGGTTGTACTGAAGGCCCGTGATGTTGCATTGCAGGACGTGTTGAGCCAGCTTGAGGCCCGCACTGTGCGCTCCGGTCTGGCGGAGAAAGCCGCACGCCCCCGTTGATGAGTCGAGGCTAGTCCTGCGTTGAACCTCGAAGCCTGGATTGCGGGCCGCCCCATGGACCAGCGCGCAATGCCCGCCCCGGCCCTTCCCGATCTCGATTCGCCCTATCGCAGCTTCACCCGCGACGAGTGGGCGCATTTGCGCGCCGACACGCCGCTGACGCTGTCGGTCGACGACCTGACCAAGCTGCAGTCGATCAACGACCCGATCTCGCTCGACGAGATCGTGGCGATCTACCTGCCGCTGTCGCGCCTGCTCTCGCTCTACGTCGCCGCCACGCAGGGGCTGTTCAAGGCGACGCAGCGCTTCCTGCTGGCCGAGGCCGAGGTCAAGGTTCCCTATATCATCGGCGTGGCGGGCTCGGTCGCGGTCGGCAAGTCGACCACGGCGCGCGTGCTCAAGGCGCTGCTCTCGCGCTGGCCCAACACGCCGAAGGTCGAGCTCGTCACCACCGACGGCTTCCTGCTGCCGAATGCCGAGCTCGAGCGCCGCGGGCTGATGCAGCGCAAAGGCTTCCCCGAGAGCTATGACGGCTCGGCGATCCTGCGCTTCCTCTCCGACGTCAAGGCCGGCAAGCCGCAGGTGAAGGCTCCGGTCTACTCCCACCTCGTCTATGACGTGGTGCCGGGCGAGACGGTGACGGTCGAGCGGCCGGACATCCTCATCCTCGAGGGGCTGAACGTGCTGCAGCCGAGCCGGATGCCGAAGGACGGCACGGTCATCCCCTTCGTCTCGGATTATTTCGACTTCTCGGTCTATCTCGATGCCGACGAGAACGACCTGCATCGCTGGTACGTCAACCGCTTCATGACGCTGCGCCAGACCGCCTTCCGCGACCCGCGCTCCTTCTTCCGGAAATATGCGGAGATCGCCGAGGAGGAGGCGTTGACGATCGCGGAAAATCTTTGGACCGGGATCAACCTGCCGAACCTGCAGGAGAACATCCTGCCGACGCGCCAGCGCGCCAGCCTGATCCTGACCAAGGGCGCGAGCCACCGGATCCAGCAGGTCGCGCTGCGGCGGCTGTAAGGCGATGACGCCGCGCGCGAACCCGGCGCTCTCACCCGCCATGCCGCGCTGATGGAG
This portion of the Bosea sp. OAE506 genome encodes:
- a CDS encoding IclR family transcriptional regulator C-terminal domain-containing protein; translation: MAGEAPDRDHMAALEKGLAVIECFDAGRDRLTIADVARATDLSRAAARRCLLTLTRIGYASFDGKFFTLTPRVLRLGHAWLASSALPQLVQPFLERLSEETHESSSASLLDGHEIVYIARSAQRRIMSVGLSVGTRLPASCTSMGRVLLAARDPADARARILAGKPRALTPHTVTDPDRLTEILAVVRAQGYCIVDQELELGLISIALPLINARGEVVAAFNLSGQVQRSSAAEMAERFLPSMRQLQMLLRPMIS
- a CDS encoding L,D-transpeptidase — translated: MRRLFGLLAACFLSLAGIASAQAGVDVRVDIAAQRIQVTTTDGESYNWAISSGRKGYRTPNGLYRPTRLEKNWYSRKYGGAMPHAVFFRGGYAIHGTTAVGALGRPASHGCIRLHPAQCRQALCAGQEAWAQPDQHRAERRGARQSLAIRQGLRR
- a CDS encoding sulfite exporter TauE/SafE family protein; its protein translation is MLDMLLPAGVAPAIALLLIAVSFLTSAFTAAFGIGGGVAMLGALAGTVPPSVIIAVHGLVQVGSNVGRTYVQRAHALWPLVARFTAGSVIGAVIGALLVVELPERILLGLLGAFILVMTWLPKPRIPGLASSGLVIGGGLSTIVTMFVGATGPFVQALLLPLKLEKRQLIATHAACTTIQHLLKVFAFGALGFAFSDWLPLIGAMIVSGFAGTMLGTRLLERLPERWFAVAIKAILTVVGLDLLRRAAGF
- a CDS encoding carbonic anhydrase is translated as MCERCAPNAPLSSFSRRSVLRLGGGLAVSVGLAGPAWAQGAATAPTPIGGTEALDRLMAGNARYAANKPNQRDFSAGRAARTRSQHPFASIVSCADSRLAPELAFDQGAGDLFVVRVAGNFVNEDGLASLEFGAAVLQSPLILVLGHSRCGAIASTIDVVKNGTQLPGHLPSLINAIRPAVLDAQKAGAPDLLEAAIEANVRLNVERLKSAAPILAERVAQKTLTVAGGVYDLATGKVKLI
- the hisF gene encoding imidazole glycerol phosphate synthase subunit HisF; this encodes MLKTRIIPCLDVKDGRVVKGVKFLDLVDAGDPVEAAKAYDAAGADELCFLDITASHEDRGILFDVVTRTAEACFMPLTVGGGVRKVEDIRGLLLAGADKVSINTAAVTNRQFVKQAAEKFGDQCIVVAIDAKQVSSGRWEIFTHGGRNPTGLEAVAFAREVVSLGAGELLVTSMDRDGTKVGYDLGLTRAIADAVSVPVIASGGVGDLDDLVNGVREGHASAVLAASIFHFGTYTIGQAKAHMARAGLAMRLD
- a CDS encoding phosphoribosyl-ATP diphosphatase, which codes for MTFTLSDLEARIDERAAASVDESWTAKLLAAGPERCAKKFGEEAVEAVIAAVKGDRDELIAESADVLYHLLVVLKARDVALQDVLSQLEARTVRSGLAEKAARPR